TCAGTTTTTCCATCGACTGCGTGTTTGCCGATTGCGAGATGCTGTAGGCGCGCTGCGCCCTGTAACCCAGCGCGGGAATGCTTGTAGGATTAACCTGCGAAGAATAACCCAGGTTCGGCTGGAGCGGTTTTATGCTGAATCGATCCGTTATTAGCTGATCACGTTTGACGCCGCAGTTTTCAATTGCTTTGACAACAGTCTGTTCCGTCTGTTCCAACTGCTCCTGTGCTTTTGCAAGCGACTCGCCGTCCCCCACAATCGTGAAGTGCAGTATTATAACCTCGGGCATGGATTCTGCCTGGCCTGTCACCCGGAATGTCAACGGCAGTTGGAGTTTTTGTTGATCCTGCGGATATGCCGCCCCCGTAAGCGCGAAAACCGATGTCAAAAGCAATGCAAGACTTCTGAATATCATTTTTTCTCTCCTTTTAGTGAATCTATCAACGCAGCCAATCTCTTAAGACTTGGCCGATCAGGCCACTTATCGGATCTGTAATAGCCATCAACCTGCTTTCGAAGCATATCTGCCAAAGCCGCGGGATCCGCCGGTGGTTGTGCCGCCTTATGATATGCTTTTTCTACTAACGGCACCCATACCATTGCGCAGTCCTCGTCATACCAGCTCAGATGGCATGTCCACTGCACTGCTATCTCAAGAAATTTCTCAGATATCGCGGCATTCGATTGATCCAAGTAGCCGTTTAGAAAATCCGAGAACTCCGATATGGTTTCTGACGAGCATTTCACTTTTACAGCATCAAGTCCTGTGCCAAACACCAGACCTCGCCACATTGCC
The window above is part of the Armatimonadota bacterium genome. Proteins encoded here:
- a CDS encoding SIMPL domain-containing protein — its product is MIFRSLALLLTSVFALTGAAYPQDQQKLQLPLTFRVTGQAESMPEVIILHFTIVGDGESLAKAQEQLEQTEQTVVKAIENCGVKRDQLITDRFSIKPLQPNLGYSSQVNPTSIPALGYRAQRAYSISQSANTQSMEKLIQIADVALQNGARPTVMSDEMSGGESYGDRQSGILLEFTVRDPDTLLKKAIADAVTRAYGLAEEASKQMAKRSLHMVAFQLFNSSSRSQNWNGFSASDDSRAATYTWQPITMTIDAEVGFICE